AGAGAATGAGTGAAAGTACAAATGGGATGCGTAAAGATCTTTTCATGGTGCAGAAGGTCTTGGATTTCAGGGATAAATATATGAAAAAAGCATCGTTTTTTGCAAGGAACCGATTTTATTTTTCTCAGGGTTTCCCGAATCGCTTTCCTGCTGGCTATTTCAAGATCTTTACTACCAGGATTTTTGCAGGCAGGGTATGGTTGTTTTTCCAGGCCCGATCCTCATCAGCTGTCACAAAGATGGTCTCACCCGCTTCAATGGTTTCTGTCATTGAAGGGGATATCAGGGTTGCTTTACCTGAGATGCCGCAAAACAAAACGTCGAATGGATTTTTGTGCATTGCAATTTCCTCTCCGGGAAGAAGGGTAAGGAGGATGGCTTCTGCACGGGAGTCACTATGCATGATGTGGCCATTGACGGCTGCAGGTACTGCGGGAGCAGTGACTGGAGTGTTTTTCTTGATCATGATATGGGGGGTTGACAATGCTTACGGATCCTTTTCTTTCTGCGATAATCCCTGAGCCATAGTACCAGGCCAGAAATCAGAATACTCAGGACTACCATTCCGGCAAGGGGAATGAATAAAATGTAGAATCTCCCAAAGATAAAGGAATAAATTCTTCCGGTATGGATTTCAAGCGCCAGGTTCCAGAGAGGCATGGGGGTGTTTTTCTTTATGTGTTCTGGCATCTCAGGGAACTTTAAACGCGGAGTTTTGGAAAGAACACCGGCGTCGAAGTCAAAAATGTACTCCTCGCCTTGTGTGGTTTGGATAAACCCCGCCACCGGAAGGCTCCCGAACGGGCTGGAAAGGTCATTTACCCTTGCAGGGGGCAGACCGGTGATCTTGTCAATGATAAGCTCGGAGGAGGGGTCCCAGGAAAAAAGACCACTGAATGAGCCCACAATAAATTGCCCATCTGGCTGTGATTCAAAAACGTTGATTCCCATGATGCTGATGGGTGGCTGGTCTGAAAATGGTGTCAGGGAGTCGCTCAGTTCAGGAGAAGCTGAAAAGAATCCTTCAGAAGTTGAGATAAGGAACTGATCGCCCAAGGCATCGTATCGGATATCGCGAAGTTTGTCATACCAAGGGTTCATATGGTCGAGGATGGTGCCTTTGATGTTAGCCATGTCGCTCCTTGCGATAGCTATGAGTAGAGGCGGGCGCAGAAAAGTGCCGGCAACGGTATTGATCACGAGGAATAAAACCATGGAAATGCCGATGAGGTTATGCCATTTTCTGGAAAAACGGTTCAGTTTCCCAAATCTTTTGCGTGTCCTTAATCTGTTTTTCAGGGACTTCATCAAATCAGGTGCAATGAACCAGATAATCCCTGTTAGGGTCAGGAAGATCATCACCAGGGCCATAAAATCGACAATGATCTTACCTGCAAAGCCAAATATCTCGCCGGAATGGAGCACCCAAAGTGCCCGGAAGAGGGAAGTACGAGCTGCATATCCTTTTGGGTGGGGCAACCGATGTTCGGTAAAGCGGGGCTCCAGGGGATTGTCGCAGCCCAGGAAAAGGACTGAACGGGAAAAGACCATCAGGGTATCGCCTCGCATGTCAATGGCTCTTACCTG
This genomic stretch from Bacteroides sp. harbors:
- a CDS encoding cupin domain-containing protein, whose translation is MIKKNTPVTAPAVPAAVNGHIMHSDSRAEAILLTLLPGEEIAMHKNPFDVLFCGISGKATLISPSMTETIEAGETIFVTADEDRAWKNNHTLPAKILVVKILK
- a CDS encoding PepSY-associated TM helix domain-containing protein, coding for MFKNIHRWFSVLATFFILMFAVSGIVLNHRHFFSPVSVNCQWLPGDYRFVNWNLAAIKGATPLQGDSLLVYGNIGIYLTDSVFSGFKSFNKGFPKGTDNRKTFHIFRSPKGNVYAGTLSGLYYLKDKQWIHLPLPAQVKQVRAIDMRGDTLMVFSRSVLFLGCDNPLEPRFTEHRLPHPKGYAARTSLFRALWVLHSGEIFGFAGKIIVDFMALVMIFLTLTGIIWFIAPDLMKSLKNRLRTRKRFGKLNRFSRKWHNLIGISMVLFLVINTVAGTFLRPPLLIAIARSDMANIKGTILDHMNPWYDKLRDIRYDALGDQFLISTSEGFFSASPELSDSLTPFSDQPPISIMGINVFESQPDGQFIVGSFSGLFSWDPSSELIIDKITGLPPARVNDLSSPFGSLPVAGFIQTTQGEEYIFDFDAGVLSKTPRLKFPEMPEHIKKNTPMPLWNLALEIHTGRIYSFIFGRFYILFIPLAGMVVLSILISGLVLWLRDYRRKKRIRKHCQPPIS